A single genomic interval of Nonomuraea rubra harbors:
- a CDS encoding glycoside hydrolase family 2 protein: MKYRPLHSGWTLSSEDLAEIPASVPGCVHTDLLAAGAIEDPYLDGNEHRLAWIGRTEWTYRTAFTWSPDEHERTDLVCEGLDTVAAITLNGVLIGETANQHRSYRFPVRHLLREGANELVVRFSSAYDYAAKLRAALGERPGAYDEPYPFVRKMACNFGWDWGPTLVTAGIWRPIGLESWSGARLAGVRPLARADGRVEVHVRVERTTEQPLTVTAELAGVTAEHRLDGRAGVVELRVPEPSLWWPRGYGEQPLYDLTVRLGEQEWRGRIGFRDVELDREAFKLVINGVPVFARGVNWIPDDCFPSRVTGERLAERFAQATAAGVNLLRVWGGGLYESEDFYRLADELGLLVWQDFPFACAAYPEEEPLRSEVEAEARQHVARLAAHPSLVVWCGNNENLEGHADWGWQEKLAGRSWGAGFYHDLLPSIVAELDPTRPYWPGSPYSGAPGLPPNDPSRGTIHIWDVWNREDYRRYAAYRPRFVAEFGFQGPPAYATLRRASSDEPLTPDSSHQKAIDGQAKLLRGLGDHLPRPETFDDWHYLTQLNQARAMAFGIERFRALMPHCMGTIVWQLNDCWPVTSWSAVDGDGRRKPLWYALRRAYADRLITVQDGEAALVNDTGEPWTGELRLERRGLDGRPLAKEVVAVHAAPRSVLRVALPPSVAEPDDPARELLTARLDGTGIVRCYAEDPAVAYPPAAYDAHAERTPDGYRVTVTASSVLRELALFPDRLDPAASVDDQLVTLLPGESAVFEVSTGRELDPGALTRFPVLRCLNEEVRS, from the coding sequence TTGAAGTACCGTCCGCTGCACAGCGGCTGGACCCTGTCGTCTGAGGACCTCGCGGAGATCCCGGCGAGCGTCCCCGGCTGCGTGCACACCGATCTGCTGGCGGCCGGGGCGATCGAGGATCCGTACCTGGACGGCAACGAGCACCGGCTGGCCTGGATCGGCCGCACGGAATGGACCTACCGCACGGCGTTCACCTGGTCGCCGGACGAGCACGAGCGTACCGACCTGGTGTGCGAGGGCCTCGACACGGTCGCGGCGATCACGCTGAACGGCGTGCTGATCGGCGAGACGGCCAACCAGCACCGCTCCTACCGCTTCCCCGTCCGCCACCTGCTGCGCGAGGGCGCCAACGAGCTGGTCGTACGCTTCTCCTCCGCCTACGACTACGCCGCGAAGCTCCGGGCGGCGCTGGGGGAGCGGCCGGGGGCCTACGACGAGCCGTACCCGTTCGTCCGCAAGATGGCCTGCAACTTCGGCTGGGACTGGGGCCCCACCCTGGTGACGGCCGGCATCTGGCGGCCGATCGGGCTGGAGAGCTGGTCGGGCGCCCGGCTGGCCGGGGTGCGCCCGCTCGCCCGCGCCGACGGCCGGGTGGAGGTGCACGTACGCGTCGAGCGCACGACCGAGCAACCGCTGACCGTCACCGCCGAGCTCGCGGGCGTCACCGCGGAGCACCGCCTCGACGGGCGCGCGGGCGTCGTGGAGCTGCGCGTGCCCGAGCCCTCCCTGTGGTGGCCCCGCGGGTACGGCGAGCAGCCCCTGTACGACCTGACCGTGCGCCTCGGGGAGCAGGAATGGCGCGGCAGGATCGGCTTCAGGGACGTCGAGCTGGACCGCGAGGCGTTCAAGCTGGTGATCAACGGCGTGCCGGTGTTCGCCAGGGGTGTCAACTGGATCCCCGACGACTGCTTCCCCTCCCGCGTCACCGGCGAACGCCTGGCCGAGCGGTTCGCGCAGGCCACGGCCGCCGGGGTGAACCTGCTGCGGGTGTGGGGCGGCGGCCTGTACGAGTCGGAGGACTTCTACCGCCTGGCCGACGAGCTCGGCCTGCTGGTCTGGCAGGACTTCCCGTTCGCCTGCGCCGCCTACCCCGAGGAGGAGCCGCTGCGCTCCGAGGTCGAGGCCGAGGCCAGGCAGCACGTCGCCAGGCTGGCCGCGCACCCGAGCCTGGTGGTGTGGTGCGGCAACAACGAGAACCTGGAGGGCCACGCCGACTGGGGCTGGCAGGAGAAGCTGGCGGGCCGGAGCTGGGGCGCTGGCTTCTACCACGACCTGCTCCCGTCGATCGTGGCCGAGCTGGATCCCACCCGGCCGTACTGGCCGGGCAGTCCCTACTCGGGCGCTCCCGGCCTGCCCCCGAACGACCCGTCCCGGGGCACGATCCACATCTGGGACGTCTGGAACCGCGAGGACTACCGCCGCTACGCCGCCTACCGGCCCCGGTTCGTGGCCGAGTTCGGCTTCCAGGGGCCGCCCGCCTACGCCACGCTGCGCCGCGCCTCCTCCGACGAGCCGCTCACCCCTGACTCCTCCCACCAGAAGGCGATCGACGGGCAGGCCAAGCTGCTGCGCGGCCTCGGCGACCACCTGCCGCGGCCGGAGACGTTCGACGACTGGCACTACCTCACGCAGCTCAACCAGGCCCGCGCGATGGCGTTCGGCATCGAGCGGTTCCGCGCGCTCATGCCGCACTGCATGGGCACGATCGTCTGGCAGCTCAACGACTGCTGGCCGGTCACGTCCTGGTCGGCGGTCGACGGCGACGGGCGGCGCAAACCCCTGTGGTACGCGCTGCGCCGCGCCTACGCCGACCGGCTGATCACCGTCCAGGACGGCGAGGCGGCCCTGGTCAACGACACCGGCGAGCCCTGGACGGGCGAGCTGCGCCTGGAGCGGCGGGGCCTCGACGGCCGGCCGCTGGCCAAGGAGGTCGTCGCCGTGCACGCTGCGCCCCGGTCGGTGCTCAGGGTGGCGCTCCCGCCGTCGGTGGCCGAGCCGGACGACCCGGCCCGCGAGCTGCTCACGGCCCGGCTGGACGGCACGGGAATCGTGCGCTGCTACGCCGAGGACCCGGCCGTGGCCTACCCGCCGGCCGCCTACGACGCGCACGCGGAGCGCACGCCGGACGGCTACCGGGTGACGGTCACCGCGTCGAGCGTGCTGCGCGAGCTGGCGCTGTTCCCCGACCGGCTCGATCCGGCCGCGAGCGTGGACGACCAGCTCGTCACGCTGCTGCCGGGGGAGAGCGCCGTGTTCGAGGTGAGCACCGGGCGCGAGCTGGACCCGGGCGCGCTGACCCGCTTCCCGGTCCTGCGATGCCTCAACGAGGAGGTCAGATCCTGA
- a CDS encoding DUF6879 family protein, giving the protein MAEQGTPVRLTNPFAAVAGADGVVMDVPEYQAGFDRDHAACAEPMWKLERAQDFYEPDVASWRAMMDGDWERSLALVHAMAGPLADYFRHYQPVWRLRVVELPVTPYLQWEMHVLALRAAAGSPCRVVPAARVADLDPLPELVIFSPFLMYEVLYDEYGGGRGGRRITDRDVVEPCLHAVRALFGDGEDVRDFHEREIVPLPPPLITDEMRAALPAYAHRTEEFRI; this is encoded by the coding sequence ATGGCCGAGCAGGGCACTCCGGTCCGCCTCACGAACCCGTTCGCCGCCGTCGCGGGTGCCGATGGCGTCGTCATGGACGTGCCGGAGTACCAGGCGGGGTTCGACCGCGACCACGCCGCCTGCGCGGAGCCGATGTGGAAGCTGGAGCGCGCGCAGGACTTCTACGAGCCCGACGTGGCGAGCTGGCGGGCCATGATGGACGGCGACTGGGAGCGGTCGCTGGCCCTCGTGCACGCCATGGCGGGCCCGCTGGCCGACTACTTCCGCCACTACCAGCCCGTCTGGCGGTTACGCGTGGTCGAGCTGCCGGTCACCCCGTACCTGCAGTGGGAGATGCACGTCCTGGCGCTGCGCGCCGCGGCGGGCTCCCCCTGCCGGGTGGTGCCCGCCGCCCGCGTGGCGGACCTGGATCCGCTGCCGGAGCTGGTGATCTTCTCCCCGTTCCTGATGTACGAGGTCCTCTACGACGAGTACGGCGGCGGGCGCGGCGGCCGCCGGATCACCGATCGCGACGTCGTCGAGCCCTGCCTGCACGCTGTCCGCGCCCTGTTCGGCGACGGCGAGGACGTGCGCGACTTCCACGAGCGCGAGATCGTGCCGCTGCCGCCGCCGCTGATCACCGACGAGATGCGGGCCGCGCTGCCCGCCTACGCGCACCGTACCGAGGAGTTCAGGATCTGA
- a CDS encoding DUF1707 SHOCT-like domain-containing protein yields MDRNDLRIGDAEREQTMAALREHFAQGRLTHEELDERLDTALAAKTARDLAQVTADLPGQEPAYRDPAYREPASPYGAGDWHAAMHAHRAQVQAMRHAQREMHRAAWMARRHAHGHRRGPHPILPVLGALMVIGLIVGGFGIFKVLFVVWLGAMVFGLVHRRFHYRG; encoded by the coding sequence ATGGACCGCAACGATCTCCGCATCGGCGACGCCGAGCGCGAGCAGACGATGGCCGCCCTGCGCGAGCACTTCGCGCAGGGCCGCCTGACCCACGAGGAGCTCGACGAGCGCCTCGACACGGCGCTGGCCGCCAAGACGGCCCGCGACCTCGCACAGGTGACGGCCGACCTCCCGGGGCAGGAACCCGCTTACCGTGATCCTGCCTACCGTGAGCCCGCCTCGCCGTACGGGGCGGGCGACTGGCACGCGGCCATGCACGCCCACCGGGCGCAGGTGCAGGCCATGCGCCACGCGCAGCGGGAGATGCACCGCGCCGCCTGGATGGCCAGGAGGCACGCGCACGGGCACCGCCGCGGGCCGCACCCGATCCTGCCCGTCCTGGGCGCGCTCATGGTCATCGGGCTGATCGTGGGCGGCTTCGGGATCTTCAAGGTGCTGTTCGTGGTGTGGCTGGGGGCGATGGTGTTCGGTCTGGTGCACCGGCGTTTCCACTATCGCGGCTGA
- a CDS encoding PadR family transcriptional regulator, whose product MTHHFAASGPWPGAHEYKRALRETLHAMSDAFDQVGEQFGRGGRGEGHGGDRGGPHDRRHRGRRGGPGPFPFDFGRGGPFGPGGPWGGGHRGWGGRGRKAKRGDVRAAILALLSEEPRNGYQIIQEIAERSEGGWKPSPGAVYPALQQLTDEGLVISEENEGRKTFRLTEEGRTYIEAHADEVRAPWDEMRPDIDDNTADLWHIARQSAFAMMQVLQTGNDAQIREARKTLVETRRKLYQILADGDEPGEE is encoded by the coding sequence ATGACGCACCACTTCGCAGCGAGCGGGCCCTGGCCCGGCGCACACGAGTACAAGCGCGCGCTCCGCGAGACGCTGCACGCCATGAGCGACGCCTTCGACCAGGTGGGCGAGCAGTTCGGGCGCGGTGGCCGCGGTGAGGGCCACGGCGGTGATCGCGGAGGCCCGCACGACCGGCGACATCGGGGCAGAAGGGGCGGGCCGGGCCCGTTCCCGTTCGACTTCGGGCGCGGCGGCCCGTTCGGCCCCGGCGGGCCGTGGGGCGGCGGTCACCGCGGCTGGGGCGGCCGGGGCCGCAAGGCCAAGCGGGGCGACGTCCGCGCCGCGATCCTGGCCCTGCTCTCCGAGGAGCCGCGCAACGGCTACCAGATCATCCAGGAGATCGCCGAGCGCAGCGAGGGCGGCTGGAAGCCCAGCCCGGGCGCCGTCTACCCGGCGCTGCAGCAGCTCACCGACGAGGGCCTGGTGATCTCGGAGGAGAACGAGGGCCGCAAGACCTTCCGGCTCACCGAGGAAGGCCGCACCTACATCGAGGCGCACGCCGACGAGGTCCGCGCCCCGTGGGACGAGATGCGGCCCGACATCGACGACAACACCGCCGATCTCTGGCATATCGCCCGACAGTCGGCATTCGCCATGATGCAGGTCTTGCAGACCGGAAACGACGCACAAATCCGCGAAGCGCGTAAGACTCTGGTTGAGACCCGGCGCAAGCTGTACCAGATTCTGGCCGACGGCGACGAACCGGGCGAGGAATAG
- a CDS encoding metal-dependent hydrolase has translation MMGHTHAMTGAIAWLGLAPPLAALPLLNESSRFVETGIMATALSPAELIAGAIICAGAAMLPDLDHPSATIAQTFGPVTWGLSKFVSWISGGHRGATHSLVFAVALGLGAHWLANAYPIGRDIMVVLLIGLALRAIGVGIPGNKIGSIMVNIGMTAGLYAVFMSLDVGYAWLGLAVGVGCLMHVVGDCMTERGCPVLWPLAAKFVLPWKIGIKTGRKFEQKILAPILSVAIVGLLFWRLAPV, from the coding sequence ATGATGGGGCACACGCACGCGATGACCGGGGCCATCGCCTGGCTGGGGCTGGCTCCGCCCCTGGCGGCACTGCCGCTGCTGAACGAGTCCTCCCGCTTCGTCGAGACGGGGATCATGGCCACCGCGCTCAGCCCCGCCGAGCTGATCGCCGGGGCGATCATCTGCGCGGGCGCCGCGATGCTGCCCGACCTCGACCACCCGAGCGCGACGATCGCGCAGACGTTCGGGCCCGTCACGTGGGGGCTGAGCAAGTTCGTCTCCTGGATCAGCGGCGGGCACCGGGGGGCGACGCACTCGCTGGTGTTCGCGGTGGCGCTCGGGCTCGGGGCGCACTGGCTGGCCAACGCCTACCCGATCGGCCGCGACATCATGGTGGTGCTGCTCATCGGCCTGGCCCTGCGCGCCATCGGCGTGGGCATCCCGGGCAACAAGATCGGCTCCATCATGGTCAACATCGGCATGACCGCGGGGCTGTACGCCGTGTTCATGTCGCTCGACGTGGGTTACGCCTGGCTGGGGCTGGCGGTGGGCGTCGGCTGCCTGATGCATGTCGTGGGCGACTGCATGACGGAGCGGGGATGCCCGGTGTTGTGGCCGCTGGCGGCCAAGTTCGTGCTGCCGTGGAAGATCGGCATCAAGACGGGAAGGAAGTTCGAGCAGAAGATCCTGGCGCCGATCCTGTCGGTGGCGATCGTCGGGCTGCTGTTCTGGCGGCTGGCGCCGGTTTAA